One region of Gorilla gorilla gorilla isolate KB3781 chromosome 13, NHGRI_mGorGor1-v2.1_pri, whole genome shotgun sequence genomic DNA includes:
- the LOC101133567 gene encoding putative Ras-related protein Rab-1C has protein sequence MNPGYDRLFKLLLIGDSGVGKSCLLLRFADDPYTESYISTIGVDFKIQTIELDGKTIKLQIWDTAGQERFWTITSSYYRGAHGFLVVYDVTDRESYANVKQWLQEIDRYASENVNKLLVGNKSNLTTKKVVDNTTAKEFADSLGIPFLETSAKNATNVEQVFMTMAAEIKKQMGPGAASGGEWPDLKIDSTPVKPAGGGCC, from the coding sequence ATGAACCCCGGATATGACCGCCTGTTTAAGCTGCTTTTGATTGGCGACTCAGGCGTGGGCAAGTCATGCCTGCTCCTGCGGTTTGCTGATGACCCGTACACAGAGAGCTACATCAGCACCATCGGGGTGGACTTCAAGATCCAAACCATCGAGCTGGATGGCAAAACTATCAAACTTCAGATCTGGGACACGGCGGGCCAGGAACGGTTCTGGACCATCACTTCCAGCTACTACCGGGGGGCTCATGGCTTCCTCGTGGTATATGACGTCACTGACCGGGAATCCTATGCCAACGTGAAGCAGTGGCTGCAGGAGATTGACCGCTATGCCAGCGAGAACGTCAATAAGCTCCtggtgggcaacaagagcaacctCACCACCAAGAAGGTGGTGGACAACACCACAGCCAAGGAGTTTGCAGACTCTTTGGGCATCCCCTTCTTGGAGACGAGTGCCAAGAATGCCACCAATGTCGAGCAGGTGTTCATGACCATGGCTGCTGAGATCAAAAAGCAGATGGGGCCCGGAGCAGCCTCCGGGGGCGAGTGGCCCGATCTCAAGATCGACAGCACCCCTGTAAAGCCGGCTGGCGGTGGTTGTTGCTAG